GGATCAAAACGCGGTCGATATGGAACCGGCCATTGCCTCCATTTATGGCGAGAAGGGCGCTGCTGAATTTGAGAGAATTTTCAGGGAGCATAACAACTATACAGATGATTTTGTGAAAGCGACAAAGGATAATGACGAAGCTGCCATGGCTGAAGTTGATAAAGAAGTTGAACAATTCGTAAATGAATTTGCGAAATTTTTAAGTACAGCGACTGAAGGTAAACTACCTGAAGCTGCAGCAAAAGATGCGCTTCGCATGCATGAAGATCAAGTAAAAGAAACATTTGAAGACTACGTAGAAGGCGATTATGAAGGTGCAGCAAAAACATACCGTGAAGGCTTCCAGCATATGTTCGACATCAGTAAAGCGCTATCGACTTCCATTGTAACGCAAATGCCGGATAAATTTGAAAATTCAAAAGCGGACACACCGGCTGCTGATTTACGTTCTACATTGAATAGTTTGGCAGCTGAACACTTTGCTTTAGCTACAATGGGCATGCAAAAAGGATTCGAAGGTGCAAAGGACTATGACTATATTGGATGGTCTGAAAATGCCAATACAGCTGATTTCAAAGCAGCTATCGGTTCCGTTTATGGTGATGAAGGTGCTGCCCAATTTGAAAAGATTTGGCAAGGAGATCACATCAATGCACAAGCTGAATTCGTAAGTGCACAAATAAAAGATGATAAAGCAGGCGAACAGGCAGCAAAGGACAAGCTCCATAAGTTTGCACAAGAGTTTGGTACATTCTTAGGTAGTGCAACAGGGGAAAACCTGCCAACGAAGGCAGCTCAAGAAGCGGTTAAAGCACATGAAGATACAGTAATCAAAACGTTTGAACAATATGTAGCGGGCGACTATGCTGGAAGCTATGACACATACCGTGAAGGGTACAAATTGATGTTTGGTGTCGGTCAGGCGCTTGGCGATGCCATTGTAAAGCAAAATCCAGACAAGTTTGCCGGAACAGCGATGCCATCTGATATGCCTAAAACGGGCATGGGCGGTGCTTCCGAACAAACAACGAACCCACTAACGATCATTTGGACAGCCTTAGGTTCCTTAGCAGCGTTAATGGCAGTAGTGGTCGTACGTAAAAGAAAACTGTCTAAATAAATATTAAATTCCCTTACCCTATACCATAATGAAAAAAGAGAGTTCAATCTCTCTTTTTTTTTCAAATTGAGTGATTGAAATGAGGTCATGATATGAATAAACTAATTCATTTCGCTTGTTTTACCTTAATAGCCATTATTCTAGTGAGCGGAACGATTTACGTGAAACAATTAATGGTTCAAGCATCAGAAACTAAAGAGCAGGATAGGAAACCCGTTAAAGAAATGCAAGAGGAAAATTTAAAAAATCGTGTCACACTAGCAGAAGAATTTACTGTATTAAAGGAGCATAAGACAGAAAAGAAACCGCTCAATAAAAAATTCACTGGAATTATCCCGACAGATATAACCATTCCTTCCATTGATGTGAAAGCTTCAATTGAGCAAGTCGGTTTATTGGAAACCGGTGAAATGGATGCCCCTTCCACTGAAGACGGCGTGGCTTGGTTTGAACCTGGCGCAAAACCAGGGGTGAAAGGAAACGCAGTATTGGCAGGGCATGTAGATAGTAAGACAGGGCCCGCCATTTTTTATCATTTAAAAGCCCTCGAAAAAGGCGATGAAATTACGGTTAAAGATAAACAAGGAACACAACTCACATTTGTGGTGACAAATAAACAAAGCTATCCACGAGACAAAGCCCCTCTTAACGAAATCTTCGGATATAGCACAGGGCGCCATTTGAATTTGATTACATGCACAGGCACCTTCGACCGATCAAAAGGCACGCATCAAGAACGATTGGTCGTATATACAGAATTGAAAGCAGAAGAGGCGATGCAGCTTGAAAATGAAGCCAAACTGCCTGATGCACCAACGAATGTAAAAATAAGCGGGAATTTGTTATCCTGGTATGCCGTACGTGAAGGAAATATCATTGGTTACCGAATATACAAAAAAGTGCCTGGCGGAACATTCACGCATATAGGGAGCATATCAGAGTACGAACGTAAAAGTTATGTAGATAAAAACATCTTAAATGCTCATTACTATGTAACAGCGGTTAATGAATATGGCCAAGAATCAGCTCCATCCAGCATGGCTAAATGATAAGAAGTTCACTCTTTGAAGTGTCCAATTGGTAGACACAATATCCCTGCTGCTTCCAAGGATTGAGTTCGGCATTGCGCCGGACCGATCCTTTTCATTTTCCCTTTTGGTCAGCTCTTGTTTGAAGGTGCAGGACGCTTACTTGGAGATACACATCCATGCAAGTTTTTTGCACCCTCACATTTCCCAGCCATTGAAACCATAGAAAATGCTTATCCTTCAGTTTCTCCTATTCCTTTTTGAATAAAGTCCTCCACGGTTTGATTAAACAAATCGCTTTCTTCCAGAAAAGGGCAATGGCAGCTATCTTCAAAGATTACGAGTTGGGAATTAGGGATATGTTCATGCAAATGCTCCCCTGCAGCAACCGGAATCACTTTTTCTTGCCTTCCGAAACAAAGAAGGGTGGGAACGTTGATTTTGGGCAGGAAATCACGATAATCAACGATTGATTGGTCAAATAGAATGCTGCTGGCAATCGATTCAGGCATTCTGGTTACTTCCTCAAGCATCCAGTCTGCATCCTCCCCGGATAATTCATTTTTAAACATGGAGGAAAGGAATGTTTGTAAAAAAGGGGTGCGATTCGTTTGGATCTCCGTCATGAAGGCTATCAACGTGCCCATATCAAAAGCACCGATCTCAAAATCAGGCCATTTAAAATCAGATGCCAGCTCATCGACGATCACTGTTGAATGAACATTTCCCCCGCCGAATTGCTTCAGGTAATCCCAGACGACAAAAGCCCCCATCGACCAACCTACAAGGATGACATCCTTCAGTTTCCGTTTACTAATGAATGCATGTAGATCCTTTGCATATACGGAGACCGTATTTCCGTAATGAACCTCGTTCGACTTGCCATGGCTTCTCAAATCAAGCAGAATCGTTCGATAGTTTTGTGAGAAGTATGGAAGCTGCTTAGTAAAGAAGCGACTGCTCATCCATACCCCATGGATAAAAATGATCGGACGTCCCTGCCCCTTTTCTTCATAGAAGAGCCGGACGCCCTCTTCCACATCAAAAAATGTCATATTGACCCTCCTAACCCAAACTTTTCAATCTTTCTTCTTATTATGTATTGCGTTTCGGCTTTTAACATTCCTTCCTTTAAAAATATATTGTCAAACCTGCATCTAAAGCTGATAATAAAGTATATTTTTATTGATTTCTTCATCCTGAAAGGACGGAATTTTTCATGAAGAGTTTTTTTAAAAACTATCGATCGTCATTGATCCTACTCACTGCCATCATTATCGGCGGGATAGCGGGCGTCGTTTTCGGTGAGAAGACCTCGGTCATACAACCGCTGGGAGACTTATTTCTAAACTTGATGTTCACGATCATCGTGCCATTAGTATTTTTCAGCATCGCTTCAGCCATTGCCAATATGAGCGGAATGAACCGCTTAGGCAAAATCATGGGCAGCATCGTGATCGTTTTCCTGACGACAGCCGCTTTGGCTGCCGTGATTGGTTTCATTGGGACAACCATCATCAACCCTTTGGAGGGCACAGATACGACAGCCATCAAGGAATTGATGGAAAACAGTTCTCCTGAGGAAAAAATTGAAGAAGTTTCTTTCTTCAGTCAACTTGTCAACACGGTAACGGTGTCCGATTTTCCAGAACTGTTCTCTAGAAGCAATATGCTCCAGCTTATTGTTTTCTCGGTGTTAGTTGGACTTTCGACTGCACTTGCCGGGGAGAAGGCTAGACCGATCACTGAATTTTTGACAGCTGGAACGGCTGTCATGATGAAGGTCGTTAAAATCGTCATGTACTATGCACCAATTGGACTTGGGGCTTATTTTGCGACGATCATCGGACAGCTCGGGCCGCAGATTTTAGAAGGCTATGCGCGCACCTTCATTCTTTATATCGTCCTAGCTTTGATTTATTATTTTGCCTTCTTCACTTTGTATGCCTTTCTCGCAGGTGGGAAGGATGGCGTTAAATTATTTTGGAAAAATGCCTTGGCGCCATCAATTACAGCCATCGCTACGTGCTCCAGTGCCGCATGCATTCCAGTCAATCTGGAATCAGTCAAGAAAATGGGCGTGCCAAAGGATATTGCGGAAACGGTCATTCCACTCGGAGCCAACACTCATAAGGATGGGTCCGTATTTGGCGGGGTTCTGAAAATCGTTTTTCTATTCAGCTTATTCGGTAAGGATATGACAAGCATTTCAAGCATATTGAGCATCCTTGCCGTTGCCTTTTTGGTTGGTGCTGTCATGGGCGCCATTCCTGGGGGAGGGATGATCGGGGAAATGCTGATTCTGAGCGTATTCGGCTTCCCGGTTGAAGTTTTGCCGATCATTGCGGTTATATCCACGATTATCGATGCACCTGCTACACTGCTGAACTCAACAGGAAACACAGTTTGTGCCATGCTCGTGTCCAGGCTCGTCGAGGGCAAGAACTGGTTAAAGCAAGCTTTTGTTAAAGAAGATTCGGCCGTTTGATCGAACGGATGCCTGGTTGTCCAGGCATCTTTTTTTTTAGGAGCAAGGTCTTCCCTGCCGATGCATAGAATGTAACTGTAAAGGAGGGATTCCGATGTTTACGAAGTGGTTGCCTGCGGCGATCGTCATTACGGGACTAGCCTATATTTTCGTCATACCTGAAGAGCCGTTGCTTCTGAAAATCAGCTGTAAAGTGATTCCGATGATATTGATTTTGCTTTACGCCAGCAAAACCGGAGCGAAAGGGAAACGATATCCATTCCTGATACTCCTTGGATTATTCTTTTGCATGCTTGGGGACGGCTTATTGATCTGGTTCCTTATCGGCCTTTCCGCCTTCTTGATCGGCCATCTTTTCTATATTGCAGCCTTCCTGAAATCATGGAACTTTTCCTGGCGCCGATTCGCCACGATACTGCCGATTGCCATTTACTCGACAATAATCGGTCGGGAAATTATCCGTTCCCTGATTGAAACAGGTGAGAATGGCCTCATCATCCCTGTAATCGGTTATGTGACGGTCATCTCCCTCATGGGCTGGACGGCCATCATGACCAGAAATAACGCTGCAATCATCGGCGGGATTCTGTTCGTGATTTCCGATTCCATCCTAGCTTGGAACAAATTCATTGACGTTATTGCTTTTTCCGGTCCACTGATCATGCTTACCTATTATGCCGCCCAATTTTTCATTGCTGCCAGCATTCGCAGCAGCCCATCCTTCAGTTTGGCGAATGCCTTGAAAGATGAGACCCCAATCCGGTGACACGATGATTCCGTTCCACATGAAACAATGAAAAAAGCAGTCACAGCTCGAATTGAGCGGTGACTGCCCTTTTTCACCCTTTGATTTTCCTGATGAAGACCACTTTTAAATAGTTGCCTTCCTTATATTCCGGACTTGTTTTGAAGTCAGCCGGCAATGAGAATTGCTCGATGATTTCATACTTCCCGTTACTTTCCCTGAAGGCCGCTTCGATGAAGCTCTTGAATTTCTTCATGTCAAACGTGCTGCAATTAGTCGATGCGATGATGACTCCTTCGTCTTCCGTAATCGCAATGGTATCCTTCAATAGATTCGTATAATCTTTTCCAGCGCTGAATGTGAATTTCTTCGATTTGGCAAAGCTCGGCGGATCGAGGATGACCATGTCGAATTTCAACTCTTTCTTCACTGCATATTTAAAATACTTGAATACATCCATCACGACAATGTTCTGCGTTTTGGGATCTATACCGTTCACGCTGAACTGCTCGATCGTCTTCGGTAAGCTGCGATTCGCAAGGTCGACGCTTGTTGTTTTAATCGCACCGCCCAAAGCGGCAAACACGGAAAATGCTCCCGTATAGGAGAACATATTCAGCACCGTTTTCCCTTTTGCATAATCATCTCGGATTTTCCGTCGGACATCACGCTGATCAAGGAAGACACCGACCATGGCGCCATCATTCAAATAAACAGCGAACTGGACTCCGTTTTCCTTTACAAGAAGCGGAAATTCCGGTTGCTCGCCCATAACGAAATCGTCTTCTTCGACATATTGCCCCTTCGTATCAAAGCGTTTCTTCTGATAAATCGATTTGACCTCGACGGTATCCTGTAATGCCTTGATGATGTATTCCTTGAACGAATAGATCCCTTTGCTATACCAGCTGATGACATAGTGACCGTCATAATGATCGATGATCAAACCGCCAATCCCATCGCCCTCCCCGTTAAACACACGGAAAGCGGTCGTCTCAGGATCTTGAAAATAAGGGTTACGGAATTCAACGGCTGCCCGGATCTTCCCACTAAAAAAGGGTTGATCGATTTTTTCATTTTCACTTTTGGTCAATACCCAGCCATAGCCCTTATTTTGTTTCCCGTAATATCCCTTTGCGAGGAAGCGTTTATTCTCATCGACCAAACGCACTAAAGACCCCTCTTCCTGAAGATCATGAAGATTGGATATCGACTCTTTAGCGATCAGCGGAAAGCCCTTGCCCATTTTGCTTGCATACTTGGCTTTCACTTTTATATCTATTTCTTTTCCCATCTATATCATCCTATCTATGCAAATGCTTACCTTCCCATTTTACCCTAATCCCTTTATAAATAAAAACCAGCCCGGTTGTCCAGGCTGGTTCCTAATAAAATCTTGTTTATGATACTTCCAAGTGAAGATCGCCCGGTTTCACTTTACCCATCAGCTTCAGCACTCGATGCAGGGCAAGGGTGATCAATGCCGGCAAGACCATGCCCACAGCTACATAAACCAAGAATGTATACAATCCTTGCCCTGTAATGATGGCTATCGGGGCAATCATTGAACTTAACCCCATGCCCCCAAGCTCATACGGTACCTGAAAATCAAATGCCATGGTAGCGATCGGGGCACAAATGATTGCCGCAATGAAAGGGGGGACGACATATAATGGCTTTTTGATTAAATTGGGAAACTGGACTTTTGGCGTAACGACCATCTGCGCCAGGAAACCGCCCATATCATTATCTTTATAAGACATGACAGTGAACCCGACAAACTGAACGGTACAGCCGATTAAAGCTGCTGCACTGGAAACGGGATCTAATTGCAAGGCGATCGCAAGGGCAGCGGATGAAGCTGGTGTCATCAATAAAACGCTCCATACCAAGGCGATGACCATGGATCCGATTAAAGGCGACCCTCCAACGGCTGCGGTGATTTGACCGCTTAACCAAGTTAGCAATGGTGTGGTTACAAGAGCAAGTCCATAACCGGAAACCCCGCCGACAAGAACTGCCCCCAAAGGAATCGCCATGATATCCAACTTTGTTTTGCCAATTAGACGCTTACCTACATAGGTTGCAATGACTGCTGCCAGGACGGCACTTAATGGCTGCCCCGTAACGATCGTGAAAGCCCCCTCTGCCGTTCTGTGAATCGCAGCACCGCCAACCGCACTCGAAGCCATTGCGCTAAAGATGATCAATGAATTCCCTCCAAGCTGATAGGCAATGCCTGCCCCAAGCGCAGGTGCAAGCAGGACCTTTGCGGCTCCGCCTATTGCAAGGAAGACCTCCCAGCCTAAATACCCTCCAATGGATTCAAATAATAACCCGATTCCTAACGTAACCAAAACTGCATTGGCTATTCCTGTAGATGCCCTGTACATTCGATCGTTGATATATGCTTTCCTGCTCAATTTATTTCCTCTCCTCATCATTTATCAGAATATTCACTATAAATAAACCCAAAAAAAGTCCCTGTCCAGAGAAAAATCAATCTCCTTCATTTATCACAAATCGTGACACCGGCCATGATGCCTGTCCGTATAATAACATGAATTTTCAGACAATGTAAGGCGTATTTATATACCAATAAAATAAAAACGCTTTCATAAAAGCGATTTTAATAGGGGTTTATGCAAATATAATGAAGAATTGTATTATTTCAGTATATATGATGAGTTCTATTCCACTTTAAGCTTCATCTTCAAGCTCCCTCTTTCATATCAAATCGGTCAATAATTGATCTAATATTCAGATTGTTCCATGAGATTTTTAGGTATATCATGAAGGAATCATCCAAAAGCAGATAGCTTGATTCATTTATAATTCCAGATAAGGAGAGCAAACTCAATGACAACTTCACTAAAAGTCGATCATGAAGAATTACAGGTAGCCAAAGAGTACGTAAGACATGTATACGCGCAGGTTAAGGAACGTAATCCACATGAAAGTGAATTCCATCAAGCCGTCAAAGAAATATTCCTTTCGCTTGTCCCCGTATTTGCAAAGCATCCCATATATATGAAAAATGGAATATTACAAAGATTGGTTGAACCAGAACGAATGATCAACTTCCGCGTTTCCTGGGTCGATGACCTGGGCAATGTCCAAGTTAATCGCGGTTTCCGCGTTCAATTCAACAGTGCAATCGGTCCATTCAAGGGCGGCCTGCGCTTTCACCCCACAGTCAATTCAAGCATCATAAAGTTTCTTGGTTTCGAGCAAATCTTTAAAAATTCTCTTACAGGCCAGCCGATCGGAGGAGGAAAAGGCGGATCGGATTTCGATCCGAAAGGCAAATCGGACTCGGAAATCATGCGCTTTTGCCAAAGCTTCATGTCCGAGCTCAGTCGTTATATCGGGCCCGACACAGACGTACCAGCTGGTGATATAGGCGTTGGCGCAAGGGAAATCGGTTATCTTTTCGGCCAATATAAAAAGATGCAAGGCAGCTACCATGCCGGTGTTTTAACTGGTAAAGGATTAAGCTATGGCGGAAGCTTGGCCCGTACCGAAGCGACTGGTTATGGGACAGTATACTTCGTCGAAGAGATGCTTAAGGACAAAGGGTTACAATTCCATGGAAGCACGGTTGTCGTTTCAGGATCAGGCAATGTTTCCATTTATGCGATGGAGAAAGCTAAGCAATTGGGCGCTAAAGTCGTTGCCTGCAGTGATTCCAACGGCTACATTTATGATGAAAAAGGTTTGAACCTTGATACGATTAGACAGTTAAAAGAAGTGGGACGAAAAAGATTGAGTGAGTATGTCCATTCACACCCGGATGCGGAGTACAATGAAGGCAGCTATGGGATTTGGTCCGTACCATGCGATATCGCCCTTCCTTGTGCCACACAAAATGAAATTGATGAAGAAGCGGCAAAATTGCTGATCAAAAATAATGTGAAAGCGGTCGGCGAAGGTGCCAACATGCCTTCGACCCTTGAGGCAATTGATGTATTCCTTAATCATGGCATCCTTTTTGGGCCTGCAAAAGCGGCAAATGCAGGCGGGGTAGCCGTTTCTGCACTTGAAATGGCTCAAAACAGTGCAAGAATGCCTTGGACGTTCGAAGAAGTCGATGCCAAATTGCAAGCCATCATGAAAAACATCTATAAAAACAGTGTAGAAGCGGCAGATGAATACGGTGAGCCTGGCAACTTGGTTGTTGGTGCCAATATTGCTGGATTCCTTAAAGTGGCGGATGCCATGCTCACTCAAGGGATACTGTAACCTAACAGATACTTATTCATGGAGCGGTCCGACACACGGGCCGCTTCTTTTTGTTTAAAGAATCGGCCTGTTCCCATAAAAATCACCATCAACAAAAAAAGTGCCGGAAAAGCCCCGGCACTCTCAATATTCGCTGTTTATTCTTTTGTGACCAATTTCAGCGGTACGGAAATGGTTTTTTCGACTTTGTCGCCTTTCAAGATCTTTTCAGCCGCATTGACCGCCTCTTCACCAATCAAAGCAGGTTGCTGGGCAACTGTAGCTTTTAGTTCACCGCTCTCGACAGCCTTCAATGCATCATCATTGCCATCGAAGCCTACCACGATGATATCCTTGCCTGCTGCCTTGATTGCTTCAATGGCACCTAATGCCATTTCATCATTATGTGCGAATACCGCTTGGATATCTTTATTTCCTTGCAAAATATTTTCCATTACGTTAAGACCTTTTGTCCGGTCGAATTCTGCCGTCTGGCTTGTCACGACATCTAATTGCTTGTCCGCAAGATTATGGAAGCCTTTTCCACGTTCACGAGTTGCAGACGCTCCAGATACACCTTCAAGCTCAACTACCTTAGCTTTTTCACCAAGCTCTTTCACTAGGTATTCCGCAGCCAATTCCCCACCAGCGACATTATCGGAGGCGATGAATGTTTCGATATCGCCTTCATCTGATGAGCGGTCAATCGTAATGACAGGAATCCCTTCATCATTTGCAGATTGAACGGCTGAAGAAATTGCCGCAGAGTCTGTCGGATTCACTACAAGGACATCCACCTTTTGAAGGATTAAGTCTTCAATTCCGCTAATTTGTTTAGCCGTATCATCTTGGGCATCTACGACTGTAACCTTCATGCCTTTTTCTTTTGCCTCTTTTTCAATCCCATCCTTTAATGAAACGAAGAAAGGATTATTTAAAGTGGAAATGCTGACACCGATTTTTACGCCTTTTACAGAGTCTTTCTTTTCTTTTTTATCATCTTTCAGACCCGAATCCATTGAGCATGCCGCCAAGACCATTAAAGAAAGAACCATGATGATCGATACGATTTTTTTCATATATTACACCTCTGCTTATGATTTTTTACGGTCAAGTAAGACCGCGATTAATATAACTGCACCTTTTACCACTTGTTGGTAGAAAGAGGATACACCAAGTAAATTCATGCCATTATTCAACGTGCCGATGATCAGGACACCCACGAGCGTGCCGAACAATCGCCCTTTACCACCTGATAGGCTCGTCCCGCCAAGCACAACGGCTGCAATGGCATCCATTTCATAGGATTGCCCTGCCGTTGGCTGTGCCGAATTCAGGCGGGAGGTTAAAATGGCGCCGGCAATGGCAGCCATCGTACCTGCCAGCCCATAAATGGCCACCTTCACGCGATCGACTTTAATCCCGGATATACGGGAAGCCTTTTCATTTCCACCAATGGCATACGTTTTGCGGCCAAACGATGTTTTATGAAGCAGGAACCATAGGATGAAAAAGGCAATGATCATCACGACCGCCGGTACCGGCAAACCTAGGAAGTACCCTCTCCCAAGCATTTGGAACGAGACCGAATCACCAATGCCCGTTATCGGCTTTCCATCGGTATAAACGAGCGTCAAGCCACGGAAAATCGTCATCGTAGCCAGTGTAACGATGAAAGGAGCCATTTTTCCTTTTGATATGAGAATTCCATTGATTACACCCATTATTGTACCCAGTAGTACGCCTACCAATATTGCAAGGATCGGGTCCAATCCAGAAACCAT
This genomic stretch from Peribacillus muralis harbors:
- a CDS encoding class F sortase yields the protein MNKLIHFACFTLIAIILVSGTIYVKQLMVQASETKEQDRKPVKEMQEENLKNRVTLAEEFTVLKEHKTEKKPLNKKFTGIIPTDITIPSIDVKASIEQVGLLETGEMDAPSTEDGVAWFEPGAKPGVKGNAVLAGHVDSKTGPAIFYHLKALEKGDEITVKDKQGTQLTFVVTNKQSYPRDKAPLNEIFGYSTGRHLNLITCTGTFDRSKGTHQERLVVYTELKAEEAMQLENEAKLPDAPTNVKISGNLLSWYAVREGNIIGYRIYKKVPGGTFTHIGSISEYERKSYVDKNILNAHYYVTAVNEYGQESAPSSMAK
- a CDS encoding alpha/beta fold hydrolase, with the translated sequence MTFFDVEEGVRLFYEEKGQGRPIIFIHGVWMSSRFFTKQLPYFSQNYRTILLDLRSHGKSNEVHYGNTVSVYAKDLHAFISKRKLKDVILVGWSMGAFVVWDYLKQFGGGNVHSTVIVDELASDFKWPDFEIGAFDMGTLIAFMTEIQTNRTPFLQTFLSSMFKNELSGEDADWMLEEVTRMPESIASSILFDQSIVDYRDFLPKINVPTLLCFGRQEKVIPVAAGEHLHEHIPNSQLVIFEDSCHCPFLEESDLFNQTVEDFIQKGIGETEG
- a CDS encoding dicarboxylate/amino acid:cation symporter, whose protein sequence is MKSFFKNYRSSLILLTAIIIGGIAGVVFGEKTSVIQPLGDLFLNLMFTIIVPLVFFSIASAIANMSGMNRLGKIMGSIVIVFLTTAALAAVIGFIGTTIINPLEGTDTTAIKELMENSSPEEKIEEVSFFSQLVNTVTVSDFPELFSRSNMLQLIVFSVLVGLSTALAGEKARPITEFLTAGTAVMMKVVKIVMYYAPIGLGAYFATIIGQLGPQILEGYARTFILYIVLALIYYFAFFTLYAFLAGGKDGVKLFWKNALAPSITAIATCSSAACIPVNLESVKKMGVPKDIAETVIPLGANTHKDGSVFGGVLKIVFLFSLFGKDMTSISSILSILAVAFLVGAVMGAIPGGGMIGEMLILSVFGFPVEVLPIIAVISTIIDAPATLLNSTGNTVCAMLVSRLVEGKNWLKQAFVKEDSAV
- a CDS encoding lysoplasmalogenase translates to MFTKWLPAAIVITGLAYIFVIPEEPLLLKISCKVIPMILILLYASKTGAKGKRYPFLILLGLFFCMLGDGLLIWFLIGLSAFLIGHLFYIAAFLKSWNFSWRRFATILPIAIYSTIIGREIIRSLIETGENGLIIPVIGYVTVISLMGWTAIMTRNNAAIIGGILFVISDSILAWNKFIDVIAFSGPLIMLTYYAAQFFIAASIRSSPSFSLANALKDETPIR
- a CDS encoding class I SAM-dependent rRNA methyltransferase, with translation MGKEIDIKVKAKYASKMGKGFPLIAKESISNLHDLQEEGSLVRLVDENKRFLAKGYYGKQNKGYGWVLTKSENEKIDQPFFSGKIRAAVEFRNPYFQDPETTAFRVFNGEGDGIGGLIIDHYDGHYVISWYSKGIYSFKEYIIKALQDTVEVKSIYQKKRFDTKGQYVEEDDFVMGEQPEFPLLVKENGVQFAVYLNDGAMVGVFLDQRDVRRKIRDDYAKGKTVLNMFSYTGAFSVFAALGGAIKTTSVDLANRSLPKTIEQFSVNGIDPKTQNIVVMDVFKYFKYAVKKELKFDMVILDPPSFAKSKKFTFSAGKDYTNLLKDTIAITEDEGVIIASTNCSTFDMKKFKSFIEAAFRESNGKYEIIEQFSLPADFKTSPEYKEGNYLKVVFIRKIKG
- a CDS encoding PTS transporter subunit IIC, which encodes MRRGNKLSRKAYINDRMYRASTGIANAVLVTLGIGLLFESIGGYLGWEVFLAIGGAAKVLLAPALGAGIAYQLGGNSLIIFSAMASSAVGGAAIHRTAEGAFTIVTGQPLSAVLAAVIATYVGKRLIGKTKLDIMAIPLGAVLVGGVSGYGLALVTTPLLTWLSGQITAAVGGSPLIGSMVIALVWSVLLMTPASSAALAIALQLDPVSSAAALIGCTVQFVGFTVMSYKDNDMGGFLAQMVVTPKVQFPNLIKKPLYVVPPFIAAIICAPIATMAFDFQVPYELGGMGLSSMIAPIAIITGQGLYTFLVYVAVGMVLPALITLALHRVLKLMGKVKPGDLHLEVS
- the gdhA gene encoding NADP-specific glutamate dehydrogenase, whose translation is MTTSLKVDHEELQVAKEYVRHVYAQVKERNPHESEFHQAVKEIFLSLVPVFAKHPIYMKNGILQRLVEPERMINFRVSWVDDLGNVQVNRGFRVQFNSAIGPFKGGLRFHPTVNSSIIKFLGFEQIFKNSLTGQPIGGGKGGSDFDPKGKSDSEIMRFCQSFMSELSRYIGPDTDVPAGDIGVGAREIGYLFGQYKKMQGSYHAGVLTGKGLSYGGSLARTEATGYGTVYFVEEMLKDKGLQFHGSTVVVSGSGNVSIYAMEKAKQLGAKVVACSDSNGYIYDEKGLNLDTIRQLKEVGRKRLSEYVHSHPDAEYNEGSYGIWSVPCDIALPCATQNEIDEEAAKLLIKNNVKAVGEGANMPSTLEAIDVFLNHGILFGPAKAANAGGVAVSALEMAQNSARMPWTFEEVDAKLQAIMKNIYKNSVEAADEYGEPGNLVVGANIAGFLKVADAMLTQGIL
- the rbsB gene encoding ribose ABC transporter substrate-binding protein RbsB, which produces MKKIVSIIMVLSLMVLAACSMDSGLKDDKKEKKDSVKGVKIGVSISTLNNPFFVSLKDGIEKEAKEKGMKVTVVDAQDDTAKQISGIEDLILQKVDVLVVNPTDSAAISSAVQSANDEGIPVITIDRSSDEGDIETFIASDNVAGGELAAEYLVKELGEKAKVVELEGVSGASATRERGKGFHNLADKQLDVVTSQTAEFDRTKGLNVMENILQGNKDIQAVFAHNDEMALGAIEAIKAAGKDIIVVGFDGNDDALKAVESGELKATVAQQPALIGEEAVNAAEKILKGDKVEKTISVPLKLVTKE
- a CDS encoding ABC transporter permease, yielding MKLEATGKSGIWQKFGPLLALFLLFIVITVLNPSFMEPNNILNLLRQTSINALIAFGMTFIILTGGIDLSVGSILALSSALMAGMMVSGLDPILAILVGVLLGTIMGVINGILISKGKMAPFIVTLATMTIFRGLTLVYTDGKPITGIGDSVSFQMLGRGYFLGLPVPAVVMIIAFFILWFLLHKTSFGRKTYAIGGNEKASRISGIKVDRVKVAIYGLAGTMAAIAGAILTSRLNSAQPTAGQSYEMDAIAAVVLGGTSLSGGKGRLFGTLVGVLIIGTLNNGMNLLGVSSFYQQVVKGAVILIAVLLDRKKS